Proteins co-encoded in one Malus sylvestris chromosome 9, drMalSylv7.2, whole genome shotgun sequence genomic window:
- the LOC126634030 gene encoding uncharacterized protein At1g66480 gives MGNTIGGRRKAKVMKISGETFKVKTPIRAWDVVKDYPGHVLLNSEAVKRFGVRARPLEPQEELKPKKIYFLVQLPKFPAEEEEKQVTRRVRSGIQVSAKDRLECLMLSRRSVSDLTSVRASSTTSSSSSEGPVRMKMRLPKAQMVKLVEESKDDVEIAERIIELYMVNNGGKVEGQMVEKEEGVLQRKRGGGNLKPSHEKRVSFVPVEEEEIRLDLAPQ, from the coding sequence ATGGGGAACACAATTGGAGGAAGAAGGAAAGCAAAGGTAATGAAAATCAGCGGGGAGACCTTCAAAGTAAAGACCCCGATAAGGGCATGGGACGTAGTGAAGGACTACCCAGGTCATGTCCTATTGAACTCAGAAGCTGTGAAACGTTTTGGCGTGAGGGCCAGGCCACTGGAACCACAAGAAGAATTGAAGCccaagaaaatatattttcttgtcCAACTCCCCAAGTTTCcggcggaggaagaagaaaaacaagtgaCAAGAAGAGTGCGGTCGGGTATTCAAGTGAGTGCCAAGGACAGGCTCGAGTGCTTGATGCTTTCACGGCGGTCGGTGTCGGATCTTACGAGTGTTAGGGCATCGTCGACAACGTCGAGTTCATCATCGGAGGGACCGGTGCGGATGAAGATGAGGCTGCCGAAGGCTCAAATGGTAAAACTGGTTGAAGAGAGTAAGGATGACGTGGAAATTGCTGAGAGGATAATAGAGCTTTATATGGTTAATAATGGTGGAAAGGTCGAAGGGCAGATggtggagaaggaagaaggcgtTTTGCAGCGGAAGCGCGGTGGTGGCAACCTCAAGCCGAGTCATGAG